The DNA region CAAGGTAAGCTAAGCATTCGTCTGTTCTGCCACTTGCAATGCACAACATGAGTTTAATTATGAAACTTGTAACAAATAACTATTTACAGATAGCTATCCTGCACCAGGGAATGGATGTTCAAGCAAAAAAATAGATTTGCTGATATACAGAAAATGCACTACTAAAAACAGGGACATAATTATAAATCAATGCTTCAGCCTCTTCATCCTTACTGGGAAAATGGTGCAGGCTCTTCCGGGCTgtaagacattttaaaagtacAAATTACTTCATTGTCATCGTCTATGATAGTATCTTGCTTGGTGAAATCAGTTATTCTATATGCAATTATAGCAAACAGTGGTATAATAATTTAGTAACCAATAACGATAACAACATAATTATATTGGTGTTGGAAATTGTGGCGCAACCTTCTCCAAAGGCTACTGGTAATAAAGATACTTTGTTATCATGGAAGATTAtgctcatttttaaaagcaatgacTGCTACTAAAAATTTGATTCTTGCAGCACTGGAGACATATGCAAAACCAGAACTAATACACTGTGATTCTATCCTATCAGAAATCGCAAAGCTGGGGGGTCACATGGTATCCATGATGAAGATGGCTACCTAGTCCCAGACTTCTTCACTCCTTACATATCAATTCATCTCTAATAATTACTTTCTTGGCAAATTGGCAATAAGTTTCTGTCATCAAAGTTGAAATTAATCCCCTGAAAAAACTTTGAACTGTTGACTATGGATTCCAATGAAAAAGCAACAAAAGACCTGAGCCTGAATCACCTAAGCAGCTGAAATTGGAGACCACAAGGCCACAGCAGAACCTAGCGCAGGATTTCATGGCCCCAAAGGAATTCCTCACAACTGGATTCAATGTCAAAAGACATTTGTGGCCTCTCTAAGGATGTGTGCGATATAAAAATCTCAAATGCCTGACTTGGAAAATTAGCTACAAAAGGAAATTAAAGAAGAAACTGCCTCCTTAAATTTAACTAGACAAAGTGGAAAAAAACCAGGATGACTTAGAAAACAGATCTCAAAGAAACAACTTTTGCCTCTTGGGCATTGCTGGGGGTTTAGATGGGAAGAAAGGGCTCATCAATGCCTGGTACTAGAAGTCAGGAGTCTGGCAAGCCCAGACCCATCATCTTCAAACTATTGAAGTTCAATGATAAAGTAACATTAATGAAAGCTGCTAGAAAACCTGAAACCTTTATGTACAAAGACCTCAAATTTTCTCTTTTCCCTGCCTTCTCAGCTGAGCTTAACAAAAAAAGGGTTGCATTCAATGCACGGGTGCcgactttcatttttctttctgggTGGTCCACccctaggccctgcccccactccactgctCCCACTAGCACTTCTCctctgccaccaaacagctgatcagtgggTGGCTAGTGGGTGCTGAGGgcccattttttcccctcatgggtgctccagccccggagtacGCACAGATTCAGCATCTGTAATTCAATGCATAAAGCAAATCCTGAGGGGGACCAACCTCAGATACAGCATCAAATACCCATTCACTTTCACTATAGATTTAGAAGGTTCAACAGGATTTTGCATAACCCCCTCTGAAGCTTCACAGACACTTCAAAGACTGAGACCAGATTTGACCAAAAATAGCAGAATGTTTGTTTCATCCTGAAAAGCATATCTCAAGAagtttaaaaattagttttcctATGcatccttgtgtgtgtgtgtgtgcgtgtgtgtgtgtgtcacttatGTCATTTTCCAGCTCCTAACAAATAACCAGCTAGATTGAACTCTTCTGTTGATCTGAACTGAGCAATAAGAATAACTGAATAATGCTGTAGTGCATAGACTAATTGGTTAACACTAAACTGAGGTTTATAGCACCATCTGCTGACTGAAGTATTATCTGCACTAATCACCACAACCTGCACCACTAGACAGAATCTCTTCACtagctctgtaaaagcagcaaagagtcctgtggcaccttatagactaacagacgtattggagcatgagctttcgtgggtgaatatccacttcatcggatccATGTACACTAGCTCTGCCGCTCATGGATTGTGTTACGGTGACCACAAATCCTTTGGAATAGGCAACACTCCTGATATGTAAAATACACTATAACCTTAAAAAGCACttgttattcaattatttttcatttttagattTCATACTAATTTATATTTGATTTACCAGATCAATTGTAACTGTAGATGTGATGAgtctgtatatatgtatgtgcatATAGTGGtgcctcagagttatgaacacgtcgggaatggaggttgtttataactctgaaatgttcgtaactctgaacaaaacgctattgttgttctttaaaaagtttacatCATTGATTTAATATAACTTttaaactttattatgcagaagaaaaatgctgctattcctttatatttttagtagtttatgtttaacacagtactgtactgtatttgttttattttgttgttgtttaggtCTCTGTTGCTGTCAGATAGTGCACTTTCatttccaaatgaagtgtgtggttgactgcTCAGTTCGTAAATCTGGTGTTCGCAACTCTGAGATTCTAATGTACATAgtagagaggctgagggaactgggcttgtttagtctgcagaaaagaagagtgaggtgggatttgatagctgctttcaactacctgaaagggggttccaaaagaCGATGGAGCTCGGCTGAGaacagtggtggcagatgatagaacaaggagctgtggtctcaagttgcagtgtgggaggtctatgctggatattaggaaacactatttcactaggagggtggtgaagcactggaatgggttgcctagggaggtggtggaatctcctttcttagaggtttttaaggctcggcttgacaaagccctggctgggatgatttagttggtgttggtcctgctttgagcaggtggttggattagatgacctcctgaggtctcttccaatcctaatcttctctAATTCTATACATATAAATAAAATCTGTAGGTAGGAATATATTATACATATTCTAGAATGCCCAATAGTATATACAGGGTTATATTtgacttaaaatatatttgtatttagaAATGTTTAGACTATTAGATAAACATCTAAAAATGTTTAGATATTAGATAGGTAGGGGAGAAGAGGATGGAACTGAAGCCATTAGAGGTCTGAAGGTGCTCACACTGGCTTGTTTTAAGTCTGggaggttggtttgtttgtttggggttcaTTTTCCCCCAGGTTTTACAATTTTTGTTGCTATATGGTATTTCCATCTTGTGCATGTTTTTATATAtgttgtgtttatattttatataaaaacaatacaAATATAGGTGGGGGGGGTTTGAGCAAAGTTGGGAAAGATTGTATTTGCAAGGAAAACAAAATCcttctgagagagacaaggtcgGTGAgattaatatcttttattggacctacttctgttggtgaaaggggcAAACTTTCAAACTACACAGAATGCTTCTTTAGATGTCTAAATATCCacttgtgacactctgagtatctTTCCCAAACCAGAAAAAAAGCTCTGtacagctcaaaagcttgtctcgctcCCCAACAGACCTaaatccaataaaagacattacctcatccactttgtctctctaatatcctggggcccaCATGGCtgaaacaacactgcaaacaaaagtCCTACCAGTTCAATTTTTCACTTCTGGGACCATGCTCAAGTTAAAATTAGCATAACATTGTAAGAAATACCATTGAACAAAAGTACATGATGTTTCAGCAGAATGGATTGGCTGTTAAATGCTCATAGATGCTGTGTCTCCATCAATCATAAGAAGCTATACTGGGACAGACCAAttgttcatctagcccagtgtgcTCTCTCCACAGGGACCAGTACCAGATATTTGGAGGGGAAGGGTGTTATAGAAAAGAGCAGTTGGAATGATCCATCCTTGTCTTCTCCCTGGTTTCTGGGAGTGAGAAGTTTAGGGTTACCTCAAGAATAagcttgcatccctgaccatcttggataatagccattcatggacctatcaTCCCTGAACGCACCTAGtgcttttttaaacccagtttacTTTTAGCGATCACTGATTCCCATGACAATGAGTTCCGTAGGATAGTTTTGTGCAATGAGAAAAGTACTTTCTCTTATTTGTATTAAATCTGTTCCTTATTAAGTAAATATTTTGTGTTTCTCactctacattttatttttatagtaggGAAGAAATAGCCAAGAGGGATTCTGATCTATGCAAACTATGTAAAGAGTGTTCACGAGGCAGTGTTGGCCTATAGCATTGTAGTTAACCTTGTCTGAAGACCCCTTCCTGGGCTGTGGAAGCTTTTTCAGCCAAATGGAGTAAGGGCTGTAGAGAGAGACTGTGAGGATTGAGTTCTGTACACCTTAAGAGACTAACACAGAAGAGTTTGTGATGTGGCTAGGCTGGACTGCCTTGTTGCACTGCAAGAGGAAAATGCACTGGTCTTTCTCTGAGCCTGGGGACAGTTTCTTACTTATTTTTGTCCATCTCTCTGCTGGATCTGCTGTAATTacaccaaataaaacaaaatttaggAAGTTTCTGGAAATAATGAATAGGAGATTTTATCTCATTCTACCTACTTTGCCCAAGGCACAGTGAGACTGGAATGTGAATAAGAGCTTTCAGTTCTCCTAGAGTGCAGCCTTAACAATTCTAAAGTTTCATTGGTTGTTGGTGTCTGCTCAAGAATTTATGTCAAATTAAAAATCGACACTCTCCTTCTGGCAAATTACTCTCTACTGAAAGGAATTTGTCTGCTTCCATCAGAATGCTTGgcttttgttatttttacttAACCATTCTATTTAGTGTCCCTCCTTTTAATAAGCCTTGAAAGCTTGCACAGTATGTGCTCACAGATCAATCAAAAGTCTAGTATTTTGAGACTTGAAAAGGGGACCTTTCCCCACCAGAGAACATTCTACTACTTTatcttttttaaactgaattttctATATATAAAAATGCGGTGGGGGtggacaaacaaaacaaacaacaacaacaaaaaaccttacCTTCATTAACTAAGAAGTCTGCTAAGTAATATGTTACTTTCACAGCTGATGGGGAATGTGGTATGCCTGAGACGTTCTTCCattcaaaaggatttttttctggaTGCCACTGGACCCCATAAAAAGGGTACTTATATGCTgccaatttttaaacaatttttccaTCAGTGCACATACTAGGTCTTCACTTAAGTCATTGCATGCACAATTTCATTACAATGAATACATTATTACAGATCTCACTAATAATTAGTGGCTTCTCTAACAGGAATACAAAACCTTAAGCAGCAAGGTGGATCTCTGCTATAAAAATGTATTCCTACCCAAAACTTCATATACAAGGGTTCAGGCCAAGAACGCTATttatttaagttttaaaaaataatttggccAGTTATATAGTATGAGAACTTAAAGTTATAATTAAAATTATGTATATTGTTAAATGAAAAAGGGTTTCATTCTATATAAACAAGTTTCTGCAGGCCATTGTTCCCCCTTTGTAATCTAATTGTTTTAGTTGCAGtattaaaaaactgaaaaaagatttgcttcattaaaaaaaaaagagagaaagtgcTAGGCGTTGTGTTAACTGCATAGCAGTTACTATGCAGCTCAAGTACTAGTTTATAATGTACATGCACCAAACATTTCGCCTACTGCATAGCTTCTAGTGGAACAATGACCAAATCCTCTCTCTAGCATTCTCTAGTTAATCAAGATATATGCTTCTGGAGTTAAATGTCCAGATGAAGGCACTGGTAATGCAGGAGTCTCTTGGAAGACAGCAACTACCAGCTTTCTCTGTGCTGCAGATACAGATAAACAGAGCAATGTGGAGACGCCGCATCGGTAGACAGCCAGCAGCAGAAGTCCAGAGTAGACACATTGCACTGAGGAGGGGTTTAAGCTACAAAAATGGAAGTGGTATCTTGTCCCTCAGCACTGAAAATATTCTACTGATAACGTATGCTGACGTATCTGCTGTGGAGCAGTAGGGTGAGAGGGGAACACATATACTCATAGATATGCACATCAAAAGTAAAGTGCGAAGACGTAGCTTATCTCTAGAGTCCAGACAGAACACATTCCAATCAATTGAAAGGCAGGCAGTGCTGACACTTTACTGATTATCCTAACATGAAGTTTGTATTATGAACTAGTAACACCACTACCACACTCACTGAGATCTTCCACACTAATAACAACAATCACACTTTACAATGGAAACTGATCGCTACCTTCCATTGTGGATGCAAACTCTATCTTTCCATCTGTGTTAGTTGTCAGAACCTTATAGAAGTTGCGTAGTTTCTCATTCTTTCTGAAATCCTGCAGCAAACAAATGACAGAAAAAATGTGTTATATTTCTAGATTTAGAAGAATAAATTCATTTGGATTCACTAAATCAAATAATCAAATACCTTCATGGAGAGACTCCACTTGTGAAAGTGTGCCGTCAAAGGCTCAGTGGCAAGTTTTTGCAATAAGTCATCTGGAAAATTCTGGAACATCCTGCTGTCTTTTGCAGCTTgtacaaaaaaagacaaaagaataATCTCACTATTGTATTGTCAGTGGAACATCATTAATAGGATGGGATTACATGTGATAAAGTACTGACTGAATTCATTTCAAATTGTTTCGATTCTATTCTTTCATTAGATTTTATTAATCAAGAAAAACCCAAAAATATATTCCCATGTAATACAGCTCCAGCAGACTTCATCCTAGCAATTCTCACCAGACCATATGCTGAAGCCCTCATCTGCTGAGATTCTGATTCTGCCACCTTTGCTCACATGAATTAGAACCCTATTCTACCATTAACTGCAGTGGGACTACCCGCAAGATAAACTATTTGTAGCAGGGCAGTCACCCTGCTtcagccctgaaagggttaaaagccagcctttggagagggctggggctgagagtcAAAAAGAGCAGggtgattggggaagcagccacagttgaggccatgccccaatcaggccacagatggccctataaaagggctgtgaagcaggggctgagtcagtctctctctaacTCTTGATAGAGAAGGACTTGGCTGCTTGGGATACCAAGGTACTTGGGACAGAGCTGtgctggggaaagggaagaggagctgggggagctccagcctggtgaagGCCTAAAGCAGGTACTAGGATTGCAAAGGTGCAGCCCGAGATtaggagaggcagcaggtccaaaccactccctgccaatgatgagtggtttacagactgcagtctgccccagtgagcaggggctggatgatgactggcagtagccactgaggcaaggtgcgaATAGAGGGTTGGGgtttccctgggaggggagacccagagtgtggggactgtcagggggcagaaccccagggtaggaggcaccagggtctgggagggacataggGGAGCAGCAGGTGAGATACTGGCCAGATGGGGCACTCTGAAGCTggtgaagagctaattcccaggatgaccagcaggagatgctgcaCCAGTGAGTCATTGCATCGCTACAGTATTACTCTATGTAATTAAGAAAGGCAGAATTTGTCTAAATAAGACAAAGCAACAGCATGTAATCCATTAATTATTTGCAATCAGTTGGAGAAATCCTGCTCATTGCTGCAAGACAAAGCCATAGAAAACATCACTCAGAGTCAGATTCTTGTGCTGACTTGCATCTTATTCTGCAGGTAGACCAATTGCTTTCAATGCTATGTGTTATACCACCAAGAAGACCAGTGCTGCCATTTATGATTAGAAGTGAGCCAACCTGCAAAGTTCTAATCCAAATGTCTCCAACACTTGGAGGTGTTTGGATCCAAACACTTTATTCAGCTCATTACAGAGTTGGGGGACTAAATTAAATTTTGGATCTAGGAtgaaacttccccaaagttcatGGCTGTTCAGAGCCACAATTTTGATTTTGGCTTCTCTGTATATACCTGTAGCCTGCAAATAGTTTGCTCTCAGACCTCTTATTTTATGTTCATAGAATTCTGTTAGTGTTCTTCCTGAAGCTACAATATTAACATAATAAAAACATTAGTCACCTGTTCCAAATCTTCAACCTTAAATGTTGGCTCATAACAAGAAAAAATATTAGAAGGGGAGAGAATTGCTAACGCGATTCCTGTGAAACCAAATGATATTTGTAATGTTCACCTGTGGTAAACGTCAATGGGAGCGAAATATTCCCAGTTTTCGTTCTAACCAGTAAGTTCTTCTCACTGGTGAAGTAGGTAAGCGCTTGATGTCCCAGGCATGTTCCCCAGACAGGAAAATAGTCTATTTTATCattagatttaaaaataagaagcaaaaaagtcaagaaacgtgTCGACATAGAGTAATTTAGGTACATGTTAATATGCACTGGACCTTTCT from Gopherus evgoodei ecotype Sinaloan lineage chromosome 2, rGopEvg1_v1.p, whole genome shotgun sequence includes:
- the LOC115646818 gene encoding gamma-glutamyl hydrolase-like yields the protein MLSYPGLRSSLGLLLLLCCNSLALVVMQNNLRNSNERPIIGILAQKTRFKTFRKYGRSYIAASYVKFVESAGARVVPIRLYRSEKEYDKLFQSINGVLFPGGGASLSTSQYARVARIFYKKALKANDKIDYFPVWGTCLGHQALTYFTSEKNLLVRTKTGNISLPLTFTTAAKDSRMFQNFPDDLLQKLATEPLTAHFHKWSLSMKDFRKNEKLRNFYKVLTTNTDGKIEFASTMEAYKYPFYGVQWHPEKNPFEWKNVSGIPHSPSAVKVTYYLADFLVNEARKSLHHFPSKDEEAEALIYNYVPVFSSAFSVYQQIYFFA